A window of Gorilla gorilla gorilla isolate KB3781 chromosome 5, NHGRI_mGorGor1-v2.1_pri, whole genome shotgun sequence genomic DNA:
CACTCATGTGACTGGCCTGAGTCTCAGTGACTGAGGGGCATTTCTATTAATAACACTTGCCCATAAGAGAAAGAATGCGTTCTGCGTAGCTGGACTGTCGATGCTTTCCAGAAAACACTGGCCTTCCAGCTCTGCATTTCCTCCAGCCATCTTCACAGTTTTCAAGGAGTTGCGTTTTCACCTATAATTGTCTTTTCAGATATACTGTTCTGCAGTTTCCTAGGGAATGCAGCAAGATATTTAATCatactcatttaacaaatatttaaatcatttattgCCATTAAGTTACAGCATCTCAATATACACACTGCATGGAAATACACAGATAGCATTTTTAAACAGTGGGGACAAAATTTTAAGTACGTGGCCAGCTGTTGGTTGTCTTGTGGTCATTAAAGACAATGTTAAGAATCAGGGGTACTTAAGTGCTAGTAGTTACAAATTTTGTTCTCTTCAGTTTTTCATTAAGTAAATTCTAATAGATAATATACATATTACTGCAGATAAAACCATCAtcagaaattattaaattaattgcATATTTTGAGCTACTCTTTAtggaaagaagtaaaatatttaatacttgtAAGGCAGCAGAGAGTTGGTTTAGAAACTCTcagctatttctataaaaatagaatGGTTAGTAAAAATAGCATTCAGTGTATTTTCCTTAGGGAGGCTATTTATAATGAAATCTGTGACTCAGCAGCAGCTGGCAATGCTGTCCCTTTAAGACCTTGTTCTTCATTTTCCATTGTTATGCAGATGCCTTTTTAGTCATcctggaaagaaacaaaaacaaaaattcaatgaGAAACAAAATTTCAATGCCAATCGCAAGGGCTTTGGATGGCTTTAAAAAGACACCTTTACATAACATTTATTTCAACTTACAACTTATAAAAACAGTAATATAGGTTGGGTATCCCTCATCTGAAATGCTTAGGCCCAGACatgtttcagattttttcagattttggaataacTGGATTAtaccagttgagcatccctaaactgaaaatccaaaatccaaaatgctccaatgagcccttcctttgagtgtcatgttggCACTCTAAAGGCTTcatattttggagcatttcagatttttggatttgggatgctcagccTGTATCCTAGTTCATGTTAACTTTCACGGTTTAGTAAGTTGTTTCCCCAACTGCTAAAGCGCATCTATACACACTCCAGTCCCGCAGTACTCCCTCAGAAAAGATTTTAGTTTCATTCTCCCCAATTCCTCAAATTCCTGAAAAGAAAGTAACTAAATTGAAATCTGCTTACTCGTGTTTGATAAGCCGCCCTCCCTGGATGAGCTGGGCTACTTCATTTGTTGCGTGGCATGCAAACAGAAGCCAGTTCCGAGGCTGTACCTTGTAGGCAAATCTCATGAATGTCAAAGAATAGCAACAGAGGGCTGCCAAAAATAGCAGAGCAAAGACAATCAATACGTTAGAAAACTGAGAGGGTTGATAGGACCACAGAGATGAACAGTTCCATTGCCCTGATCAAAAAAGAACCTCTTCTGCGAAAGCCTTTGACAGATAAAAGTTGTTACTTAAATGCCTGTATCAATAGGAAGCTCATAAAAAAATTTACTGTACTGCTATgcatttttgttaattatttaaacatttaaggaACATATTTCCAAGCAAGAGTAGGCTGAAATTTGTTCTAGCCACTTTTTTTGTCTCCTGGAGTTGCTTATAATCCATTCATTCTCTGAAAGAATTGTTATTTATTCCCTCCACAATAGTTTTATGTTCAAATGTCAGGGTTTCAAGTAAGATTAATGACACTTTCCCCCAAAAAAGTTCACAATATAAATCATTAGAGTGACTATTAGAATGATTCAGATGACACAGTCTTCAGTTCAGTGTGCTAAATCTGAAAGGCAAATAAGATGTTACTACTTCCTagataaatatttctaattaatCTTGTTTCTTACTGACATAGAGAAGTAACACTCTTCCATGCCATCACGTTCTGTATGTGACTTTCTAATAGTGACTGTAACATCTAGTGCTACAATCTTGAAATGCAAGCAGGAGCTCTACTATGTTGAAAGTCCTCCCAATTATCCAAATCTGCATTCTTACCAAATGTCATCCGCCCACTGATAATCTCTGGAGACTTTTTCATATCATTGATGGCAGCAATGGGAAGACCCCAGTTGGCTACTGGGCCCCAGAAGTGCTAcaaaaaatgagaggaaaagaatgaagagagGAAAAAGTTAAGACAGAACTATAAACAGCTGAAATTTCCCTTACTTTAAATAATCACGTGAAACTCGTGAGAACAAATCTTCATTTCCATCTTGCAGGTTTACTGGGTTAATTGATGGTTAACATTTAGGTATTGGATTGTCCAAGTGTTCCTGTAGGAATCAGCAGTTCTTACAGCTGAGCCCAGAGCTAGAAAGGGTTTGGCAGCTTCCCAAGGTCCCTACTCGTTTCCACACTACAACCAAGTCATCTCTGATTGTCCtatttagaacatttaaaaataaaaataagattcacTTCTTACACAATTCATTGTTGCTATAATTCAAACCCTGTTAGAACTATTCtccatatttttatgtttaaatctatCCACACTCCTTTTCCCaaatttttattaagatatttgTTAATAATTCTTAAAATGCAGACCCTAAATTGGGTACTTTTCTGAAGAAAGAAACTTAATAAGGGAATAAATTGTTTTTCAGCTCATATGAGCTATTCTAAGATAAAAGAACTTGAAAATCAATGCCCCAGACCCCAGACACTAAGAAATTAAGATTGGAAAGTACTTTTGACATAATAGCAAAaacttatattaatattaaagaaaTGAACCAATAGTTTTTCATTCTACAACTACGCTCATCCAAGGATACCAAAGTGAAGTCGTCTGTGTTTGACAGCAGCCACAATCAATTTAATTTTAGAGGCTGAAATAAAATAAGGCTTGTGGCTTTtgttcattaaaaatgaaaaattgtttcattaatttagaatttggaaataatattttcaaatctgAAAGGAACCACATCTTGTTGGCTAAACACCCCTTTTAGTTATCCTAACACTAAAGAGTAAAAACAGTCTTTGCTTGACTTCTGCCTATCATAATGTTTAGGTTAAATTCAGACTGCTAAATACATTTCTAGACTTTGCTTCTACTATTGACGAGGGGTTAAAATCCAAAGGTTCCCTAAAAAGTGGTAAACCAagggaaatataagaaaaataaatgggaatTAGATTTGGCataatagaatatttaaaaatgtttatttaacatGAAAGCCACAAGGTCATTTAGATAACTACAAAAGGTCAAAGTTCCCATATAGTCATGACGATAAGTATTTCAGGGTTTAACATGTGAGTTATAAACTCTGTAAATTAGGCACAGTTGGTTTAAAGAATCTTGAGATTCTGGGCTGGCTAATTAGTTCTCTTGCATTCAGACTGCATATTATCTAAGATACTACTGCAACTTTCACTTAATTTCTTACATTTAGACGAGGTGACTAGTGGCTCTCAAATTGGACAGCAAGGCTTTGGAggaaatatttctttgaa
This region includes:
- the MPC1 gene encoding mitochondrial pyruvate carrier 1 isoform X1 — translated: MKKSPEIISGRMTFALCCYSLTFMRFAYKVQPRNWLLFACHATNEVAQLIQGGRLIKHEMTKKASA
- the MPC1 gene encoding mitochondrial pyruvate carrier 1 isoform X2, with protein sequence MAGALVRKAADYVRSKDFRDYLMSTHFWGPVANWGLPIAAINDMKKSPEIISGRMTFALCCYSLTFMRFAYKVQPRNWLLFACHATNEVAQLIQGGRLIKHEMTKKASA